In a genomic window of uncultured Sphaerochaeta sp.:
- a CDS encoding lysophospholipid acyltransferase family protein: protein MSKKPLFIRLAQPTYGAYLLRHHHIQAVGMEQLSHLAPPFLVMGNHVHTFDPFFVSSASPIHIRWVAGAYLFKMRGLRPLMERWIQAISKQQGRSDLYTIRTISEALKQGDVVGLFPEGTRSWDGEPVGFDMAIAKLVKIFKVPIVLLNLEGFYGLRPRWARKRRKGTGTIRVVEILSAEDLGKLSVEELYDHLTKVLGHSNREYQKENPSTYQGNRLAEGLEQLLYLCPDCHHVSTLASKANTITCTSCSYEATLDAFDQLHIHKGEHVFADVAAWHAWEKKIITSEQGTDLVYPEDQGVLFQKGEERHLRTLSKHFTLHMEAEGFTLKTKEGQTYQFAFPDIGSMIINAKNTVEFFHNQQLYRIRIQQRGSILKYVERYQALQKGETV, encoded by the coding sequence GTGTCCAAAAAACCGCTGTTTATCCGCCTCGCCCAGCCTACCTACGGTGCATACCTTTTGCGCCATCATCATATCCAAGCCGTTGGCATGGAACAGCTTTCCCATCTTGCCCCCCCGTTCTTGGTCATGGGCAACCATGTTCATACCTTCGATCCCTTTTTCGTTTCCTCTGCCTCGCCGATCCATATCCGTTGGGTGGCCGGTGCTTACCTGTTCAAGATGCGTGGGCTCAGGCCCCTGATGGAACGTTGGATCCAAGCCATTTCCAAACAACAAGGACGCAGCGACCTGTACACCATCAGGACCATCTCAGAAGCCCTGAAACAAGGCGATGTGGTGGGGCTTTTCCCTGAAGGAACCCGCAGTTGGGATGGGGAGCCGGTAGGCTTCGACATGGCCATTGCCAAGCTCGTGAAAATCTTCAAGGTGCCCATTGTCCTGCTCAATCTTGAGGGTTTTTATGGGCTGAGACCCCGCTGGGCACGAAAGCGCAGGAAAGGAACGGGAACCATCAGGGTGGTTGAGATTCTCTCAGCTGAAGATCTCGGCAAGCTCTCTGTAGAAGAGCTTTATGATCATCTTACCAAGGTACTCGGCCACTCAAACCGGGAATATCAGAAGGAAAATCCTTCGACGTATCAGGGAAACAGGCTGGCCGAGGGCCTTGAGCAGTTGCTCTATCTCTGTCCCGACTGTCACCACGTCAGCACCCTTGCAAGCAAAGCAAACACCATTACCTGCACCTCCTGCTCCTATGAGGCAACCCTTGATGCCTTCGATCAGCTTCACATCCACAAAGGCGAGCATGTATTTGCGGATGTTGCAGCGTGGCACGCATGGGAGAAGAAAATCATCACCAGCGAACAAGGAACAGACTTGGTGTATCCGGAAGATCAGGGAGTGCTCTTCCAGAAAGGGGAAGAGAGGCACCTCCGCACGCTCTCCAAGCATTTCACCCTCCATATGGAGGCAGAAGGTTTTACCCTGAAGACAAAAGAGGGTCAGACCTATCAGTTTGCTTTCCCAGATATAGGATCCATGATCATCAACGCAAAGAATACCGTAGAATTTTTCCACAACCAGCAACTCTACCGCATTCGCATCCAACAACGGGGCTCCATTCTCAAGTATGTGGAACGCTACCAAGCACTCCAAAAGGGAGAAACAGTATGA
- a CDS encoding MarR family transcriptional regulator, translated as MYTDKNLGEQLLTTLSSCNAQMQAAFSALLEPYDLTLAEYQALQILWKEDGLASKQLAKRLGKEGLPITALVVGLEKKHFILRKENPADARSACVFLTEKGKQARIPARTLDGQLLACLQHSGALQEADLYTLLRLLDKALISLRT; from the coding sequence ATGTACACTGACAAGAACCTTGGTGAGCAGTTGCTCACTACACTCAGCTCCTGCAATGCACAGATGCAGGCTGCGTTTTCGGCTCTTCTGGAGCCCTATGATCTGACGCTTGCTGAATACCAGGCACTCCAGATTCTCTGGAAGGAGGATGGGCTTGCCTCCAAGCAGTTGGCCAAACGATTGGGAAAGGAGGGCCTTCCCATCACAGCTCTGGTAGTAGGATTGGAGAAGAAACACTTCATCCTAAGAAAGGAGAATCCAGCGGATGCACGCTCTGCCTGCGTGTTTCTCACCGAGAAGGGCAAGCAAGCACGCATCCCGGCCAGAACCCTCGATGGGCAGCTCCTTGCGTGCCTGCAACACAGCGGAGCTTTGCAGGAAGCCGATCTCTACACCCTGCTCAGGCTCTTGGACAAGGCACTCATTTCCCTTAGAACGTAA
- a CDS encoding sugar ABC transporter permease, whose protein sequence is MKIQRNWKAKPYLLVLPALLLAVVFAYRPFVITILNSFHTVNLGGIRMQFVGVENYHRLFGSDSFQASLSNTLRFTLFFVPTNIIICLSAALLSNREGKLATLNQIFFFLPMAVGLSSAMMIFKMMFNPSIGIINQLFTTDIQWFNEPKAAMALLVIAGVYLDIGFNFLLLSAALRNVPKELVEVATLEGAGAMGLFRYLQLPLIAPTLVFVLMTNIKDAMLISSPVLILTEGGPFRSTQTLVYQMYLEGFKSGNYAMGSAIATVVFLLTFTILLSLLHLERRRVYYQ, encoded by the coding sequence ATGAAGATACAAAGAAACTGGAAAGCCAAACCCTACCTACTTGTTCTTCCCGCCCTGCTCTTGGCAGTGGTGTTCGCCTATCGTCCCTTCGTCATCACCATTCTGAATAGTTTCCACACAGTCAATTTGGGGGGTATTCGCATGCAGTTCGTAGGAGTGGAGAATTACCACCGCCTCTTTGGAAGTGATTCCTTCCAGGCCAGCCTTTCCAACACCCTGCGCTTCACCCTCTTTTTTGTGCCCACCAATATCATCATCTGCCTCTCTGCCGCCTTACTTTCCAACAGGGAGGGAAAGCTTGCAACCCTCAACCAGATCTTCTTCTTTCTTCCCATGGCAGTGGGGCTGTCCAGCGCGATGATGATCTTCAAGATGATGTTCAATCCCTCCATCGGAATCATCAACCAGCTGTTCACCACCGATATCCAGTGGTTCAACGAACCAAAGGCAGCGATGGCACTGCTGGTCATCGCAGGCGTGTACCTGGACATCGGCTTCAACTTCCTGTTGCTCTCGGCAGCTCTTCGCAATGTCCCCAAGGAACTGGTCGAGGTGGCAACCCTTGAAGGTGCGGGAGCAATGGGGCTGTTTCGGTATCTCCAATTGCCCCTCATTGCACCAACACTCGTCTTTGTCCTGATGACCAACATCAAGGATGCCATGCTCATCTCTTCCCCAGTGCTTATTCTCACAGAAGGAGGCCCCTTCCGTTCAACCCAGACCCTGGTCTACCAGATGTATCTGGAGGGGTTCAAGAGTGGAAACTATGCCATGGGTTCAGCCATCGCTACCGTTGTGTTTTTGCTTACCTTCACCATCCTGCTCTCCTTGTTGCACCTCGAGCGGAGGAGGGTCTACTACCAATGA
- a CDS encoding carbohydrate ABC transporter permease gives MRKLVALAATLLSLVIFFPIFYTISASFFTYTDFTSVPARLFSSAPTFDNYQRAFTESKLDRFLFNSLVTASLGTVLRMTISVLAAYTFSFFSFKGRDVLFVLVVATMLLPSDALLIANFSTIRSLRLTDSYLGIIATSLLAPTHIFMLRQYFKTVSPEYREAAILEGCSDSRFLTTLLIPISKAVVITLAIHSFSTIFNDYLWPLLVTNREGMRTVQVALTMLGFSENLDYGPQFAAIALLMTPILIAFVVMHKPIQTSVSTRFAGR, from the coding sequence ATGAGAAAACTTGTTGCCCTTGCCGCCACTCTGCTTTCGCTGGTCATCTTTTTCCCGATCTTCTACACGATCAGCGCATCATTTTTCACCTATACCGACTTCACCAGCGTTCCTGCACGCCTGTTCAGCAGTGCCCCTACCTTCGACAACTACCAAAGGGCTTTCACCGAGTCGAAACTGGATCGTTTCCTGTTCAACTCACTGGTCACGGCCAGTCTTGGGACAGTGCTCCGCATGACCATCAGTGTCCTTGCCGCGTATACCTTCTCTTTCTTCTCCTTCAAAGGAAGGGATGTGCTCTTCGTGCTGGTAGTTGCTACTATGCTCCTTCCATCCGATGCCCTGCTCATCGCAAACTTTTCCACCATCCGCAGCCTGAGGCTGACTGATTCGTATCTCGGCATCATTGCCACCTCATTACTGGCGCCCACCCACATCTTCATGCTTCGCCAATATTTCAAGACAGTGAGCCCGGAGTACCGGGAAGCGGCCATCCTGGAAGGGTGCAGCGACTCACGCTTTCTTACCACCCTCTTGATTCCCATCAGCAAGGCTGTGGTCATCACGTTGGCCATCCACTCCTTCTCCACCATTTTCAATGACTACCTCTGGCCGCTTCTGGTCACCAACCGAGAAGGAATGCGTACGGTGCAGGTAGCGCTCACCATGCTCGGCTTTTCCGAGAACCTTGACTACGGGCCTCAGTTTGCAGCCATTGCACTTTTGATGACACCGATTCTCATCGCCTTTGTGGTGATGCACAAACCTATCCAAACCAGCGTGAGCACACGCTTTGCCGGGAGATGA
- a CDS encoding extracellular solute-binding protein yields the protein MIAMPFNSSTILLYYNKTAFDEAGITKAPKTLKELGTTAKALVKTDEKGKVTRYGFANVPTTYELIVWLGQQNGLSYLTDEENGHTGAPTKVLFNENGTMVNFLSRWKELSATGAVENLTSDLNGAFASGRVAMIVASTSNLTTIFSMVGDRFEVGVANFPMVDEQATGGVNVGGGAIYAMDNGSGNQAAAWEFVKFATSAEEQLKWHVATGYFPVHQDTYTLQAFEQHLVENPHYGVAIRQLMASNPKMQGIWVPSAYQIYYAFQSGILKMLEQDLSAEQTSAALEKEINSYFTEFLRMQGQ from the coding sequence ATGATCGCCATGCCGTTCAACAGCTCAACCATCCTGCTTTACTACAACAAGACAGCGTTTGACGAAGCGGGCATCACCAAGGCTCCCAAGACCCTGAAGGAGTTGGGAACCACCGCAAAGGCCTTGGTCAAGACCGATGAGAAAGGCAAAGTAACCCGGTACGGGTTTGCCAATGTCCCCACCACCTATGAATTGATCGTCTGGCTGGGACAACAGAATGGGCTGAGCTACCTCACCGATGAGGAGAATGGGCATACCGGAGCCCCTACAAAAGTGCTCTTCAACGAGAACGGGACGATGGTGAACTTCCTCTCCCGCTGGAAGGAACTCTCTGCAACAGGGGCTGTGGAAAACCTCACCAGCGACCTCAACGGGGCCTTTGCCAGCGGCAGGGTTGCCATGATCGTGGCATCAACCAGCAACCTGACCACCATCTTCTCCATGGTCGGCGACCGCTTTGAGGTTGGCGTTGCCAACTTCCCGATGGTCGATGAGCAAGCCACCGGTGGGGTGAATGTCGGAGGAGGCGCCATCTACGCCATGGACAACGGCTCGGGAAACCAAGCCGCTGCATGGGAGTTCGTCAAGTTCGCCACCAGCGCAGAAGAACAACTGAAGTGGCACGTTGCCACCGGCTACTTCCCGGTGCATCAGGATACCTACACCCTGCAAGCCTTCGAGCAGCATCTTGTCGAAAACCCGCACTACGGGGTTGCGATCAGGCAGCTGATGGCAAGCAATCCGAAGATGCAGGGCATCTGGGTACCCAGTGCTTACCAGATCTACTACGCCTTCCAGAGCGGGATCCTCAAGATGCTCGAACAGGACCTGAGTGCTGAACAGACCTCTGCGGCCTTGGAAAAGGAGATCAACAGCTACTTCACCGAATTCCTCAGGATGCAAGGCCAGTGA
- a CDS encoding sugar phosphate isomerase/epimerase family protein, which translates to MRIATSTNLISFNRDGSKTEMVHLLPLYAKEGFRVLDLNLCEMLNPNASLAGEQWKEYAERLGQLKNQHALVFNQAHAPYARNGEILEEMLTRSLQICHTLSIPILVVHPIPGTIEENHHAFLPYLKVAEEYRVVLAFENLNEEGELTDIADLIGLVDGLASAYAGICYDTGHAHMCTHDLAKDIIMMGSRLVATHIADNKGKSDEHLLPFYGTIDWESVLAALSRIGYRGDLTYECMFFNRHLPLELKVQAIRQAKSIGDFLLSRVP; encoded by the coding sequence GTGAGAATAGCCACCAGCACCAACCTCATCAGCTTCAACCGCGATGGATCGAAGACCGAGATGGTCCACCTGTTGCCCCTCTATGCCAAGGAGGGGTTTCGGGTGCTCGACCTCAATCTCTGTGAGATGCTCAACCCGAATGCGAGCCTTGCCGGTGAGCAGTGGAAAGAGTACGCAGAGCGGTTGGGTCAGCTGAAAAACCAGCATGCCTTGGTTTTCAACCAAGCCCATGCTCCCTATGCAAGAAATGGGGAAATTCTGGAAGAGATGCTCACACGCTCACTTCAGATCTGCCACACCCTTTCCATCCCCATCCTGGTGGTGCACCCGATACCCGGTACCATTGAGGAGAACCACCATGCGTTTCTCCCCTACCTCAAGGTAGCTGAGGAGTATCGTGTGGTGCTTGCGTTTGAGAACCTGAATGAGGAAGGTGAGCTTACCGATATCGCCGACCTCATCGGTCTGGTCGATGGCTTAGCTTCCGCATATGCCGGCATCTGTTATGATACCGGCCATGCCCATATGTGCACCCATGATCTGGCCAAGGATATCATCATGATGGGCAGTCGTCTGGTTGCCACCCATATAGCAGACAACAAGGGAAAGAGCGATGAGCACCTGTTGCCTTTCTATGGGACGATTGATTGGGAATCTGTCCTTGCAGCGCTATCCCGGATTGGGTATCGGGGGGACCTCACCTATGAGTGCATGTTCTTCAACCGGCATCTGCCGTTGGAGCTGAAGGTGCAGGCCATCAGGCAGGCGAAAAGTATCGGGGATTTCCTGCTCTCTAGAGTTCCCTGA
- a CDS encoding MerR family transcriptional regulator, which yields MQEQTYRIGELARKCKVTVRTIRYYESLGLLKTNHRSDGGQRYYTDADVVYLNRIAELKELDFSLSEIRTIILMGSEDATGEKRRNELLRQYRSKLSEALEKQAALERRVTDLSWHIQQLETNDDFQQCPGLMCKSCTFKERCRFREL from the coding sequence ATGCAGGAACAAACATATCGGATAGGAGAGTTGGCAAGAAAGTGCAAGGTTACCGTTCGTACCATCAGGTACTACGAGTCACTGGGCTTGCTCAAGACCAATCATCGTTCCGATGGCGGCCAACGCTACTACACCGATGCTGATGTGGTGTACCTCAACCGAATCGCCGAGCTGAAGGAGCTTGACTTCTCCCTCAGTGAGATCAGGACAATCATCCTGATGGGCAGTGAGGATGCGACGGGGGAGAAGCGACGCAACGAACTGCTCAGACAGTACCGCAGCAAGCTCAGCGAAGCATTGGAGAAGCAGGCTGCACTTGAGCGCCGCGTCACCGACCTATCCTGGCACATCCAGCAGCTGGAGACCAATGATGACTTCCAGCAGTGCCCCGGACTGATGTGCAAAAGCTGTACATTCAAGGAACGTTGCCGCTTCAGGGAACTCTAG
- the radC gene encoding DNA repair protein RadC, with translation MKYLINTPIEQRIKDMAVCDRPRERMIAGGSQSLSDQELLAILIGSGNRERSVTLIAKDLLELMDKKSTVTYEDLIGVPGLGTAKSTLIASALELGRRRLPSKRRQISTPADIYPLIRHYATRMQEHFLSVCLNGAHEVLSVNVCSIGLVNRTLVHPREVFTEAVKERATAIIVAHNHPSGNLDPSIEDKDVTRRLKQAGDILGIKILDHLIFGEEGYLSMLEGNLF, from the coding sequence ATGAAATACCTTATCAACACACCAATTGAACAGAGAATCAAGGACATGGCTGTCTGCGACAGGCCCCGTGAGCGCATGATCGCGGGAGGATCACAGTCGCTCAGTGACCAAGAACTCTTGGCCATCCTCATCGGCAGCGGAAACCGGGAGCGATCGGTCACCCTCATTGCCAAGGATCTGTTGGAACTCATGGACAAGAAGAGTACGGTCACCTATGAGGATCTGATCGGAGTCCCAGGCTTGGGAACAGCGAAGAGCACCCTCATCGCCTCTGCCCTCGAACTGGGAAGGCGAAGGCTTCCTTCAAAGCGACGACAGATTTCCACTCCTGCAGACATCTACCCCTTGATCAGGCACTATGCAACCCGCATGCAAGAGCACTTTCTCAGTGTCTGTCTCAATGGTGCCCACGAGGTGCTCTCGGTGAATGTCTGCTCGATCGGCTTGGTAAACAGAACCCTCGTCCATCCTCGTGAGGTCTTCACCGAAGCGGTGAAGGAGCGGGCTACCGCCATCATCGTCGCCCACAATCATCCCAGTGGCAATCTGGATCCCAGCATCGAGGACAAGGATGTGACACGAAGGCTCAAGCAAGCCGGTGATATCCTGGGCATCAAGATCCTGGATCATCTCATCTTTGGTGAGGAAGGGTATCTATCCATGTTGGAGGGTAATTTGTTTTAA
- a CDS encoding type II toxin-antitoxin system VapB family antitoxin: MISVSNTHHFQEVSMRTNIVIDDKLMSEALMVSGCKTKKETVEEGLRLLIAMRKQAKIRELRGKLSWEGNLDAMRTDV; the protein is encoded by the coding sequence GTGATTTCTGTTAGTAATACACATCATTTCCAGGAGGTTTCGATGCGGACAAATATCGTCATTGATGACAAATTGATGAGCGAGGCCTTGATGGTATCAGGGTGCAAAACAAAGAAGGAAACTGTTGAGGAAGGATTGCGACTCTTGATTGCTATGAGAAAACAAGCAAAAATCCGTGAACTCAGGGGAAAGCTATCTTGGGAAGGCAATCTTGATGCAATGAGGACTGACGTATGA
- a CDS encoding ATP-binding protein — MKWEDAALLRYLTDIFNSVLLKDVIKRNKIRDIDLLEKIVLYLMDTIGNTFSAKTISDFLKNQGRKLSTETVYTYLKALENAFLIHKVSRFDIKGKRLLETQEKYFVSDLGLHHATIGYRENDIGGVLENVVFLELLRRGWTIYIGKQGSSEVDFVAAKTDERLYAQVCYVLTEDTTNREFDPLQAIDDNYEKIVLSTDSLISFNRNGIKQKNIIDFCLKARGDHSWSELWVCWNFYPEFSSRTLSCISFGRFGFLSPLQYTQSQKMEILKHYPIILL; from the coding sequence ATGAAATGGGAAGATGCAGCCCTGTTGAGGTATCTGACAGACATATTCAACTCTGTGCTGCTGAAGGATGTGATTAAGAGAAACAAGATCCGCGATATCGATCTGCTCGAAAAGATTGTGTTGTATCTGATGGATACTATCGGAAACACATTTTCTGCAAAGACCATCTCCGATTTTCTGAAGAACCAAGGGAGAAAACTCAGCACGGAGACCGTGTACACATACCTCAAGGCCTTGGAAAATGCATTCCTGATCCATAAGGTCTCGCGCTTCGACATCAAAGGAAAGCGACTTCTTGAAACCCAAGAAAAATACTTTGTCTCGGATCTTGGTTTGCACCATGCAACGATTGGCTATCGGGAAAATGATATCGGCGGAGTATTGGAGAATGTCGTATTCCTCGAGTTGCTTCGGAGGGGATGGACCATATACATAGGAAAGCAAGGCTCCTCCGAAGTTGACTTCGTAGCTGCAAAAACTGACGAGAGACTATACGCCCAAGTGTGCTACGTACTGACGGAAGATACTACAAATCGCGAATTTGACCCTCTCCAGGCTATAGACGATAATTATGAGAAAATTGTGCTTTCCACTGACTCTCTGATCAGCTTCAATCGAAATGGCATCAAGCAAAAGAACATCATCGACTTCTGCTTGAAAGCAAGGGGTGACCATTCCTGGTCTGAGCTGTGGGTTTGTTGGAATTTCTACCCGGAATTCTCTTCCAGAACACTATCTTGCATTTCCTTTGGACGTTTTGGATTTCTTTCCCCGCTCCAATATACCCAAAGTCAGAAAATGGAAATTCTGAAGCATTATCCAATAATCCTTTTGTAG